From a region of the Qipengyuania spongiae genome:
- the nadB gene encoding L-aspartate oxidase: MPSHTHDVLVIGSGAAGLTAALALAETRKVCVLAKGSLTGGSTAWAQGGIAAVLDAGDTFEDHVRDTMIAGAGLNDREVVEFVIERAPASIDRLSELGVPFNRESGDLHLTREGGHSHRRIVHVDDATGWAVQEALLNAARANPNITLVPGQTCIDFITGRNQVDFSAAGRVWGVYALDEASGRVMKHVARATVLAAGGAGRVYQFSTAPRGATGDGIAMAYRAGARVSNMEMMQFHPTCLYNLEVKNFLITEAVRGEGGRLINPETGERYMERYDPERMELAPRDVVARANDDQIKRYGLDFVHLDISHQPADFVRGHFPTIHEKLLSLGIDMTKEPIPVVPAQHYTCGGVVIGLDARTDLPGLWAAGECTESGLHGANRLASNSLLECFVFGEAAARDILAHWDGLEAAPEILEWDESRVTDSDEEVVIKQNWTEIRRFMWNYVGIVRTTKRLERAANRIEMLGKEIEDYYGSFRVTTDLIELRNLHQAAGLIVQSALKRYESRGLHYTMDYPDTASIARDTVLVP; the protein is encoded by the coding sequence ATGCCTTCTCACACGCACGACGTGCTTGTCATCGGTTCGGGCGCGGCCGGACTGACCGCCGCGCTCGCGCTCGCCGAAACCCGCAAGGTCTGCGTCCTTGCCAAGGGCAGCCTGACCGGCGGCAGCACGGCCTGGGCGCAAGGGGGGATCGCCGCGGTCCTAGACGCCGGCGACACCTTCGAGGATCACGTGCGCGACACGATGATTGCCGGGGCGGGACTGAACGATCGCGAGGTGGTCGAATTCGTGATCGAGCGCGCGCCGGCCAGCATCGACCGGCTGTCCGAGCTCGGCGTGCCCTTCAATCGCGAGAGCGGCGATCTCCATCTTACGCGCGAGGGCGGGCACAGCCACCGCCGGATCGTCCATGTCGACGATGCGACCGGCTGGGCTGTGCAGGAGGCGCTGCTCAACGCCGCGCGCGCCAATCCGAACATCACACTGGTGCCGGGCCAGACCTGCATCGACTTCATCACCGGGCGCAACCAGGTCGATTTCTCCGCAGCGGGCCGGGTCTGGGGCGTCTATGCTCTCGACGAGGCGAGCGGGCGGGTGATGAAGCATGTCGCGCGCGCCACCGTGCTGGCCGCGGGCGGCGCGGGGCGCGTCTACCAGTTCTCCACCGCCCCGCGCGGCGCGACCGGAGACGGGATCGCCATGGCCTACCGCGCCGGGGCGCGTGTTTCCAACATGGAAATGATGCAGTTCCACCCGACCTGCCTCTACAATCTGGAGGTCAAGAACTTCCTCATTACCGAGGCGGTGCGGGGCGAGGGCGGGCGGCTGATCAATCCGGAAACCGGCGAGCGTTACATGGAGCGCTACGATCCCGAACGCATGGAGCTTGCCCCGCGCGATGTGGTCGCCCGCGCGAACGACGACCAGATCAAGCGCTACGGCCTCGATTTCGTCCACCTCGACATCAGCCACCAGCCCGCCGATTTCGTGCGGGGGCATTTCCCGACCATCCACGAGAAGCTGCTCTCGCTTGGCATCGACATGACGAAGGAGCCGATCCCCGTGGTGCCGGCCCAGCATTACACCTGCGGCGGCGTGGTCATCGGGCTCGACGCGCGGACCGATCTGCCGGGCCTGTGGGCGGCGGGCGAATGCACCGAGAGCGGTCTCCATGGCGCCAATCGTCTCGCCTCGAACTCGCTGCTCGAATGCTTCGTTTTCGGCGAGGCCGCCGCGCGCGACATTCTTGCCCACTGGGACGGGCTGGAGGCGGCGCCCGAGATCCTCGAATGGGACGAGAGCCGCGTCACCGATTCCGACGAGGAGGTGGTCATCAAGCAGAACTGGACCGAGATCCGCCGCTTCATGTGGAACTATGTCGGCATCGTGCGCACCACCAAGCGGCTGGAGCGCGCGGCCAATCGGATCGAGATGCTCGGCAAGGAGATCGAGGATTATTACGGCAGCTTCCGGGTCACCACCGACCTCATCGAGCTGCGCAACCTTCACCAGGCCGCCGGGCTGATCGTTCAGAGCGCGCTCAAGCGCTACGAAAGCCGGGGGCTGCACTACACGATGGACTATCCCGACACCGCCTCCATCGCCCGCGACACGGTGCTGGTGCCCTAA
- a CDS encoding alpha/beta fold hydrolase gives MPETTANSITLHYEDHGDPANTPILLVMGLGAQMTLWPIELVEALVERGFRVIRYDNRDIGLSQKMDGAKVPGMVRHMIMRRIGFRPAVPYTLADMAADGIGLLDALDIARAHVVGASMGGMIAQLMAVNHPERLLSLTSIMSTTGNPRLPAAERAAIRALTARPASLEEEALVEHGLRVAGAIGSPGYRPDPERLRARVQENVRRSVYPAGLPRQMAAIIDDGDRRARLAEVKVPTLVLHGEADPLVRPEGGRDTAAAIPGARLKTIPGWGHDLPAELVDELADAIAEHAATAA, from the coding sequence ATGCCCGAGACCACCGCCAATTCGATCACGCTCCATTACGAGGACCATGGCGATCCGGCGAACACGCCGATTCTGCTGGTCATGGGGCTGGGCGCGCAGATGACGCTGTGGCCGATCGAACTGGTCGAGGCGCTGGTGGAGCGGGGCTTCCGCGTGATCCGTTACGACAATCGCGACATCGGCCTCAGCCAGAAGATGGACGGGGCAAAGGTGCCGGGCATGGTGCGGCACATGATCATGCGGCGGATCGGGTTTCGCCCTGCCGTGCCCTACACGCTTGCCGACATGGCGGCGGACGGGATCGGGCTGCTCGACGCGCTCGACATCGCCCGCGCGCATGTCGTGGGCGCTAGCATGGGCGGGATGATCGCGCAGCTGATGGCGGTGAATCATCCCGAGCGCCTGCTCTCGCTCACCTCGATCATGTCGACCACCGGCAATCCCCGCCTGCCGGCCGCCGAGCGTGCCGCGATCAGGGCTCTGACCGCGCGGCCCGCCTCGCTGGAGGAAGAGGCGCTGGTCGAGCACGGATTGCGAGTCGCCGGTGCGATCGGCAGCCCAGGCTACCGCCCCGATCCCGAACGGCTGCGAGCGAGGGTCCAAGAGAACGTGCGCCGTTCGGTCTATCCCGCCGGGCTCCCACGCCAGATGGCCGCGATCATCGACGATGGCGATCGCCGGGCGAGGCTGGCGGAGGTGAAAGTCCCGACGCTCGTGCTCCATGGCGAGGCCGATCCGCTGGTCCGTCCGGAGGGCGGCAGGGACACCGCCGCCGCAATTCCTGGCGCACGCCTGAAGACGATTCCCGGCTGGGGCCACGACCTGCCGGCGGAGCTGGTCGACGAACTGGCCGATGCCATCGCGGAGCACGCGGCCACAGCCGCCTGA
- a CDS encoding ribonucleoside-diphosphate reductase subunit alpha, which produces MDFRIGDDAAMNLDGETQEIERDAPAPAQAPATAPEKAVTMNAKDTGSEALTSATASAMGEAAKALAAAPAPDSKKVLDRRFTVETDQARDANLTEFGKETLIDRYLLPGETFQDLFARVADAYADDQEHAQRLYDYISKLWFMPATPVLSNGGTTRGLPISCYLNSVEDSLDGIVGTWNENVWLASKGGGIGTYWGNVRGIGEPVGLNGKTSGIIPFVRVMDSLTLAISQGSLRRGSAACYLDVSHPEIEEFLEIRKPSGDFNRKALNLHHGVLLTDAFMEAVREGAEFDLVSPKDGSVRKTVDARSLFQKLVETRLATGEPYIVFSDTVNRMMPKHHRELGLKVSTSNLCSEITLPTGIDHLGNDRTAVCCLSSLNLEKWEEWEGDKRFIEDVMRFLDNVLQDYIDRAPDEMARAKYSAARERSVGMGVMGFHSFLQKKNIGFESPMAKVWNLKMFKHISAKAEEASMVLANERGPCPDAEETGAMERFSCKMAIAPTASISIICGGTSACIEPIPANIYTHKTLSGSFVVKNPYLEKLLDKKSKNSVAVWNSILERGGSVQHLDFLTPEEKATFKTSFEIDQRWLLEFAADRSPFIDQAQSLNLFIPADVDKWDLMMLHFQAWEKGIKSLYYLRSKSVQRAGFAGGVEADNTSDAAKYELMAGAGEQTDYEECLACQ; this is translated from the coding sequence ATGGATTTCAGAATTGGGGACGATGCGGCGATGAATCTCGACGGCGAGACACAGGAAATCGAGCGCGATGCGCCCGCTCCTGCGCAGGCACCGGCAACAGCGCCGGAGAAGGCAGTGACCATGAACGCGAAAGACACGGGCAGCGAAGCGCTCACCAGCGCGACCGCATCGGCGATGGGGGAAGCGGCCAAGGCGCTCGCTGCCGCGCCCGCGCCCGACAGCAAGAAAGTGCTCGACCGCCGCTTCACGGTCGAGACCGATCAGGCGCGCGATGCCAACCTCACCGAATTCGGCAAGGAAACGCTGATCGACCGCTATCTGCTGCCGGGCGAGACCTTTCAGGACCTCTTCGCACGCGTGGCCGATGCCTATGCCGACGATCAGGAGCACGCTCAGCGGCTCTACGATTACATTTCCAAGCTGTGGTTCATGCCCGCGACCCCGGTGCTGTCCAATGGCGGCACCACGCGCGGCCTGCCGATCTCGTGCTATCTCAACAGCGTCGAGGACAGCCTCGACGGGATCGTCGGCACCTGGAACGAGAATGTCTGGCTCGCCTCCAAGGGTGGCGGCATCGGCACCTATTGGGGCAATGTCCGCGGCATCGGCGAGCCGGTCGGCCTCAACGGCAAGACCAGCGGCATCATTCCCTTCGTCCGCGTGATGGACAGCCTGACGCTGGCGATCAGCCAGGGATCGCTGCGGCGCGGTTCGGCGGCGTGCTATCTCGACGTCAGCCACCCCGAGATCGAGGAATTCCTCGAGATTCGCAAACCGTCGGGCGACTTCAACCGCAAGGCGCTCAACCTGCATCACGGCGTGCTGCTCACCGATGCCTTCATGGAGGCGGTGCGCGAGGGCGCCGAGTTCGACCTCGTCAGCCCCAAGGACGGTTCGGTCCGCAAGACGGTCGACGCGCGCAGCCTGTTCCAGAAGCTGGTCGAGACCCGGCTGGCCACCGGCGAGCCCTATATCGTCTTCTCCGACACGGTGAACCGGATGATGCCCAAGCATCACCGCGAACTGGGCCTAAAGGTCTCGACTTCGAACCTGTGCTCGGAAATCACCCTGCCGACCGGCATCGACCATCTCGGCAACGACCGCACGGCGGTCTGCTGTCTCTCCTCGCTCAACCTCGAGAAGTGGGAAGAGTGGGAAGGCGACAAGCGCTTCATCGAGGACGTGATGCGTTTCCTCGACAACGTGCTGCAGGACTATATCGACCGTGCGCCGGACGAGATGGCCCGCGCCAAATATTCCGCCGCGCGCGAACGCAGCGTCGGCATGGGCGTGATGGGTTTCCACTCCTTTCTGCAGAAGAAGAACATCGGCTTCGAAAGCCCGATGGCCAAGGTGTGGAACCTGAAAATGTTCAAACACATCAGCGCCAAGGCGGAAGAGGCCAGCATGGTCCTCGCCAACGAGCGCGGGCCGTGCCCGGACGCCGAGGAAACGGGCGCGATGGAGCGGTTCAGCTGCAAGATGGCCATCGCGCCGACCGCGTCGATCAGCATCATCTGCGGCGGCACCAGTGCCTGCATCGAGCCGATCCCGGCCAATATCTACACGCACAAGACCCTGTCGGGCAGCTTCGTGGTCAAGAATCCGTATCTGGAAAAGCTGCTGGACAAGAAGAGCAAGAACTCGGTCGCGGTGTGGAACTCGATCCTCGAGCGGGGCGGGAGCGTTCAGCATCTCGACTTCCTGACGCCGGAAGAAAAGGCGACCTTCAAGACCAGCTTCGAGATCGACCAGCGCTGGCTGCTCGAATTCGCCGCCGACCGCTCGCCCTTCATCGATCAGGCGCAGTCACTGAACCTGTTCATCCCGGCCGATGTCGACAAGTGGGACCTGATGATGCTCCACTTCCAGGCATGGGAGAAAGGCATCAAGTCGCTCTATTACCTGCGTTCGAAGAGCGTCCAGCGTGCCGGCTTCGCGGGCGGCGTCGAAGCGGACAACACCTCTGATGCGGCGAAATACGAGCTGATGGCAGGGGCGGGCGAGCAGACCGATTACGAGGAATGCCTGGCCTGTCAGTAG
- a CDS encoding GNAT family N-acetyltransferase — protein sequence MGDGSKIRPLRLDDAVHYRELRLLALRLHPESFGSSFEEETLLKNDVFAERLKDGGVFGIWSGKELVACAGLALREKTKLRHKGHLWGMFVRPEARGCGIGKRLLRQVLTHSRTCCEEVLLTVVADNKAAHRLYAAAGFVEYGREPRAIKIGSDYFDELLMRLPLGGPT from the coding sequence ATGGGCGATGGTTCCAAGATCAGGCCACTGAGATTGGACGACGCGGTCCACTACCGTGAACTTCGTCTTCTAGCTTTGCGCTTGCACCCGGAGTCTTTTGGCTCTTCGTTTGAAGAAGAAACCTTGCTCAAGAACGATGTTTTTGCCGAGCGGCTGAAGGATGGGGGAGTGTTCGGTATATGGTCAGGTAAAGAACTCGTTGCCTGTGCGGGACTTGCGCTGCGGGAGAAGACGAAGTTGCGCCACAAAGGCCATTTGTGGGGTATGTTCGTCCGACCGGAAGCGAGAGGCTGTGGTATTGGCAAGCGTCTTTTGCGCCAGGTTCTCACTCATTCGCGAACCTGCTGTGAGGAAGTCTTGCTAACAGTCGTTGCAGACAACAAGGCGGCACATCGCCTTTATGCCGCTGCTGGCTTCGTGGAATACGGGCGCGAGCCGCGCGCCATCAAAATCGGTTCGGATTATTTTGACGAACTGTTGATGCGCCTACCACTTGGAGGTCCGACTTAG